A genomic window from Martelella lutilitoris includes:
- a CDS encoding metal ABC transporter permease translates to MTIVDTLLMPFQFSFMVRALIISMTVAVPMALLSCFLVLKGWSLMGDAISHAVFPGVVIAYIIGFPYAIGAFAAGMACALATGYLSENSRIKQDTVMGIVFAGMFGLGLVMYVKIQSSVHLDHILFGDMLGVSLADIAETAAISVLVAAVLAVKWKDFLLHAFDPAQARAVGLRVNLLHYGLLCMISLTVVAALKAVGIILAIAMMIAPGAIAFLLTRNFSAMLLLSVIIAVASSFLGIYLSFFIDSSPAPTIVLLLSAVFVAVFIYTTRKAARTEAGQEQPTAQ, encoded by the coding sequence ATGACCATTGTCGACACGCTCCTCATGCCGTTCCAGTTCTCTTTCATGGTCCGCGCCCTGATCATCTCGATGACGGTCGCCGTGCCCATGGCGCTGCTCTCCTGCTTTCTCGTGCTCAAGGGCTGGTCGCTGATGGGCGACGCGATCTCGCATGCCGTCTTTCCCGGCGTCGTCATCGCCTATATCATCGGCTTTCCATACGCGATCGGGGCGTTTGCGGCGGGCATGGCCTGCGCGCTCGCCACCGGCTATCTCAGCGAGAACAGCCGGATCAAGCAGGACACGGTCATGGGCATCGTCTTTGCCGGCATGTTTGGCCTCGGCCTCGTCATGTATGTGAAGATCCAGTCCTCGGTCCATCTCGACCATATCCTGTTCGGCGACATGCTGGGCGTGTCGTTGGCCGATATCGCCGAAACTGCGGCGATTTCTGTTCTTGTCGCCGCCGTGCTCGCCGTCAAGTGGAAGGACTTTCTGCTCCACGCCTTCGATCCCGCCCAGGCGCGCGCCGTCGGGCTGCGCGTCAATCTCCTGCATTACGGCCTGCTCTGCATGATCTCGCTCACCGTGGTGGCGGCACTGAAGGCCGTCGGCATCATTCTCGCCATCGCCATGATGATCGCGCCGGGCGCCATCGCCTTTCTGCTGACGCGGAACTTCTCGGCCATGCTGCTCCTGTCGGTCATCATCGCCGTCGCCTCGTCCTTTCTTGGCATCTACCTGTCCTTCTTCATCGATAGTTCGCCGGCGCCGACGATCGTGCTTCTGCTGTCCGCCGTCTTTGTCGCCGTGTTCATATATACAACCCGGAAGGCGGCGCGGACGGAAGCCGGGCAAGAGCAGCCGACGGCGCAATAG
- a CDS encoding Fur family transcriptional regulator: protein MDIEALCAENGLRLTKPRRVILQVLASMDDHPDAAELHRRVIEIDPGIALATVYRTLRLLEEKGILEKHRFGDGPARFESADHPHHDHLIDIDTGEVIEFRSDEIERLQEEIAKKHGFSIVSHKLEIYVKRRR, encoded by the coding sequence ATGGACATCGAAGCCCTGTGCGCCGAAAACGGCCTTCGCCTGACCAAGCCCCGCCGGGTCATTCTGCAGGTGCTCGCAAGCATGGATGATCATCCCGACGCCGCCGAGCTGCACCGGCGCGTGATCGAGATCGATCCGGGGATTGCGCTCGCGACCGTCTATCGCACGCTCAGGCTGCTTGAAGAAAAGGGCATTCTGGAAAAGCACAGGTTCGGCGACGGTCCCGCACGCTTCGAAAGCGCGGACCATCCGCACCACGACCACCTGATCGATATCGACACCGGAGAGGTCATCGAATTCCGCTCCGACGAGATCGAGCGGCTTCAGGAAGAAATCGCGAAGAAACACGGCTTCTCCATCGTCAGCCATAAACTTGAGATCTACGTCAAGCGCCGTCGATAG